A window of Phytoactinopolyspora mesophila contains these coding sequences:
- a CDS encoding glycosyltransferase, with protein MTVRLGVVSQVYDPETGSAAVPGAISRALAGHGHDVHVLTGFPNYPTGRIYPGYRIRPYQYEFRAGIHVHRIPLVPSHDSSAVRRAMTYLSFGASAALRWRILRSVDAWLVYSTPATVAMPALVAKTLFGRPYVLLIQDLWPDTVVNSGFMHDGRLLNAAVRGLHAFCNIAYRRASSVMVTAPSMADVISERGVPTDKLSLVPNWIDESVFRPVPRNPDLARKLGLDGFVVMYAGSLGGLQGLDTAIEAVQLLTDVADLRLVFVGTGVAEDRLRAAADGMPNVHFLGQQPVEQMADLMALSDVQLVSLQDLPMFRATLPSKVQATLAAARPIVGAVAGDAARIITESGAGVVVPPGNPHELAAALRRLYSLSQGDRESMGYAGRQFYEDTLSARVGSAALAAALERAAMNGEGA; from the coding sequence GTGACGGTGCGACTCGGCGTCGTCAGTCAGGTGTACGACCCAGAGACCGGATCCGCCGCGGTCCCCGGTGCGATCAGTCGCGCGCTGGCCGGGCACGGACACGACGTTCACGTGCTCACTGGCTTCCCCAACTATCCCACAGGGAGGATCTACCCGGGCTACCGCATACGCCCCTACCAATACGAGTTCCGCGCGGGAATCCACGTCCACCGAATCCCCCTCGTGCCCAGTCACGACAGTTCGGCGGTGCGACGCGCGATGACCTACCTGTCATTCGGCGCATCGGCGGCACTGAGGTGGCGAATCCTGCGATCAGTCGACGCCTGGCTGGTCTACTCGACACCCGCGACCGTCGCCATGCCGGCTCTCGTCGCCAAAACCCTCTTCGGACGCCCGTACGTGTTGCTGATCCAGGACCTGTGGCCCGACACAGTGGTGAACAGCGGCTTCATGCACGATGGCCGGCTTCTCAATGCCGCTGTGCGAGGTTTGCACGCATTCTGCAACATCGCCTACCGGCGGGCGTCGTCGGTGATGGTCACCGCTCCAAGCATGGCGGACGTGATCAGTGAGCGAGGCGTGCCCACTGACAAGTTGTCGCTCGTTCCGAACTGGATCGACGAATCGGTGTTCCGCCCGGTGCCACGGAACCCGGACTTGGCGAGAAAGCTGGGGCTCGACGGTTTTGTCGTGATGTACGCCGGCAGCCTGGGCGGTCTGCAAGGGCTGGACACCGCAATCGAAGCGGTCCAGTTGCTGACGGACGTCGCCGATCTGCGGTTGGTATTCGTTGGGACCGGGGTCGCAGAGGACCGGTTGAGAGCCGCGGCCGACGGTATGCCGAACGTACATTTCCTGGGTCAGCAGCCGGTCGAGCAGATGGCCGACCTGATGGCCCTGAGCGATGTCCAGCTCGTCAGTCTGCAAGATCTGCCGATGTTCCGGGCAACCCTGCCCAGCAAGGTGCAAGCAACCCTGGCGGCCGCTCGGCCGATCGTCGGCGCGGTGGCGGGCGACGCCGCGCGAATCATCACCGAGTCCGGCGCGGGCGTCGTCGTGCCTCCAGGGAATCCGCACGAGCTTGCCGCCGCCTTGCGGCGGCTGTACTCACTCAGCCAGGGCGACCGGGAGTCGATGGGATACGCCGGGCGCCAATTCTATGAGGACACGTTGTCCGCGCGCGTCGGCAGTGCAGCTCTCGCTGCGGCACTCGAGCGCGCGGCGATGAACGGCGAGGGGGCTTGA
- a CDS encoding diguanylate cyclase, with protein MIGRARRWCQEWALWQLPRPALILVLVVNASAVIVTAATAFLVDIDRGDLARFALLAGCAWAAIELTRHIERIRSYQPAATVAYVDSTTVWSFAAIIILPPALASGMVAVTYILSWARVKTRRAIPYRWTYSAATVLLGTHVAGLVLAAGMSNYPGVPDPTSMTGFKDLGVVVLAATVRWVFNTGLVMTAIALANPTARSKDLFNNFSEQFLEAGALGLGLAVAVIVTANPFALPGILIAIIALHRSLLVSQYRQASRVDAKTGLATAGRWHEFAEGMLKVAQQRNAPLGLLIIDLDRFKAVNDTYGHPFGDKVLRTVADELRAEVRELDACGRWGGEEFTILLPDIGTREALYRVAERIRLRIQSVAVDAPDNDGTGTPVYLSVSIGGTLYSAKDHGTLDDLLLAADTALYKAKNSGRNTVRLSANQLAAPTEPTETDPPATNLPHADSA; from the coding sequence GTGATAGGCCGCGCACGACGATGGTGCCAGGAGTGGGCGCTCTGGCAACTGCCGCGACCTGCCCTGATTCTTGTACTGGTCGTAAATGCCAGCGCAGTCATCGTCACGGCGGCAACGGCGTTTCTGGTCGATATCGACCGGGGCGATCTAGCTCGCTTCGCGCTCTTAGCTGGTTGCGCATGGGCAGCGATCGAACTCACGCGCCATATCGAACGGATCCGTTCCTACCAGCCGGCCGCTACGGTCGCTTACGTCGACAGCACAACTGTCTGGTCCTTCGCGGCGATAATCATCCTTCCGCCTGCTCTTGCCTCAGGAATGGTTGCCGTCACTTACATCCTGTCCTGGGCGCGGGTCAAGACGCGCAGGGCAATCCCGTATCGCTGGACATACTCCGCAGCTACCGTGCTGCTAGGAACACATGTAGCCGGGCTTGTGCTCGCAGCTGGCATGAGCAACTACCCAGGCGTGCCCGATCCAACGTCGATGACAGGCTTCAAGGATCTGGGCGTTGTCGTGTTGGCCGCCACCGTGCGGTGGGTATTTAACACAGGCCTAGTCATGACAGCGATCGCACTCGCGAATCCGACTGCACGGAGCAAGGACCTGTTCAACAACTTCAGCGAACAATTTCTCGAAGCCGGCGCGTTGGGACTTGGGCTTGCGGTCGCGGTGATCGTCACAGCCAACCCCTTCGCGCTCCCAGGCATCTTGATCGCCATCATCGCGCTCCACCGAAGTCTTCTCGTCAGTCAATACCGGCAAGCGTCCCGCGTCGATGCCAAGACTGGACTCGCGACGGCGGGACGATGGCACGAGTTTGCCGAGGGCATGCTGAAGGTCGCTCAACAGCGGAATGCGCCCTTGGGCTTGCTCATCATCGACCTAGACCGCTTCAAAGCGGTCAACGACACTTACGGTCACCCGTTCGGCGATAAGGTTCTCCGAACTGTCGCGGATGAACTCCGGGCTGAAGTCCGCGAGCTTGACGCGTGCGGCCGATGGGGCGGCGAAGAGTTCACAATCCTGCTTCCGGACATCGGGACCCGCGAGGCCCTCTACCGGGTCGCGGAACGCATTCGCCTGCGCATCCAGTCCGTTGCAGTTGACGCACCCGACAACGACGGCACCGGGACCCCCGTGTACCTCAGCGTTTCGATCGGGGGCACGCTCTATTCCGCGAAAGACCACGGCACACTCGATGATCTCCTGCTCGCCGCAGATACCGCGCTGTACAAAGCGAAGAACAGCGGTCGAAACACCGTCCGCCTGAGTGCGAACCAATTGGCCGCGCCGACCGAGCCCACGGAAACCGACCCGCCGGCGACGAATCTGCCGCATGCCGACTCGGCCTAG
- a CDS encoding class I SAM-dependent methyltransferase, translated as MESLRDRLYDSYVSTHAGSASGPATQLAYRRDLRPHLRRTGSADRLRVLDIGCGQGELVRLLVADGFDARGVDVSTEQVSLARAAGLDRVEHADFHAYLRASAGNWDAVVATDVLEHLNREEVLQTFDGARMALRPGGVLVARVPNAVSPTGGHTMWSDVTHETWFTRRSVAQLAAVAGFASVEVFACTPPAHGLVSAARALLWKPISGMFKLALAVETGALRGHIVTQNLTFVARTTEVTNS; from the coding sequence ATGGAATCCCTTCGTGACCGCCTCTACGACTCATACGTATCCACCCACGCGGGGAGCGCAAGCGGCCCGGCGACACAGCTCGCGTACCGGCGTGATCTCCGGCCGCACCTTCGTCGGACTGGTTCGGCAGATCGATTGCGCGTGCTGGACATCGGGTGCGGACAGGGTGAACTTGTCCGGCTGCTCGTCGCCGACGGTTTCGACGCCCGAGGCGTGGATGTCAGTACAGAACAGGTCAGCCTCGCTCGCGCGGCGGGCCTCGATCGCGTCGAGCACGCTGACTTCCACGCGTACCTCCGGGCATCCGCCGGCAACTGGGACGCTGTCGTCGCCACGGACGTGTTGGAACACCTGAACAGGGAGGAGGTACTGCAGACGTTCGATGGCGCCCGCATGGCGCTCCGACCCGGCGGGGTGCTCGTGGCTCGCGTGCCGAACGCGGTCAGCCCGACGGGCGGGCACACGATGTGGAGCGACGTCACGCACGAGACCTGGTTCACCCGCAGGAGCGTGGCACAGCTGGCTGCCGTGGCCGGGTTCGCCTCGGTGGAGGTCTTTGCCTGCACTCCGCCCGCGCACGGGCTGGTGAGCGCAGCTCGGGCGTTGCTGTGGAAGCCGATCAGCGGGATGTTCAAACTCGCGCTGGCAGTTGAGACCGGTGCACTTCGTGGCCACATCGTCACGCAGAATCTCACGTTCGTCGCGCGCACCACGGAAGTCACCAACTCATGA
- the wecB gene encoding non-hydrolyzing UDP-N-acetylglucosamine 2-epimerase — MTKVLTFVGTRPELIRLSRVISRLDRLLDHVLVHTGQNHHPSLRDVFFDDLGLPAPDHELAIDTSSLGRALGAVLAGAERVITDEKPDAVLVLGDTNSCISALMARRMGVPVYHMEAGNRCFDLNVPEETNRRVVDHVSDFHLVYTEHARRNLLAEGIHPRRILLTGSPMREVVDHYHEKIMGSHVLERIGLSARGYFMVSAHREENVDDPDRLACLLRCLQAVKKRWRLPVLVSTHPRTHKRLHEMAVDVDIDGLSFHEPFGFFDYVRLQVGARCVLSDSGTVSEESAILGFPAVTLRESIERPESLDAGSIIVTGLEPDGVLEAVQTAVDMAAADGVPCHQEYRIPDTSRRVAAFLLSTVRRHHEWAGIRTGQG; from the coding sequence ATGACGAAGGTGCTGACCTTTGTGGGGACCCGGCCCGAGCTGATCCGGCTGTCCCGGGTGATCAGCCGGTTGGACCGCCTGCTCGACCACGTGCTCGTGCATACCGGACAGAACCATCATCCCTCCCTGCGCGACGTATTCTTCGACGATCTCGGACTGCCCGCGCCCGACCATGAACTAGCGATCGACACATCATCGCTCGGACGGGCGCTCGGCGCGGTGCTCGCCGGCGCGGAGCGGGTGATCACCGACGAAAAACCCGATGCTGTTCTGGTGCTGGGGGACACGAACAGCTGCATATCCGCACTGATGGCGCGTCGGATGGGGGTGCCTGTTTACCACATGGAGGCGGGCAACCGCTGTTTCGACCTCAATGTGCCGGAGGAGACCAACCGTCGGGTGGTCGACCACGTCTCCGACTTCCACCTTGTCTACACCGAGCATGCTCGCCGCAACCTGCTCGCCGAAGGCATCCATCCGCGGCGCATCCTCCTGACCGGTTCGCCGATGCGTGAAGTCGTGGACCACTACCACGAGAAGATCATGGGCTCGCACGTGCTCGAACGGATCGGCCTGAGCGCACGAGGTTACTTCATGGTCAGCGCACACCGGGAGGAGAACGTCGACGATCCGGACCGGCTCGCGTGCCTGCTCCGCTGCCTGCAAGCTGTGAAGAAGCGCTGGAGACTGCCGGTCCTGGTTTCGACCCATCCCCGCACGCACAAGCGCCTGCACGAGATGGCGGTGGATGTCGACATCGACGGGCTGAGCTTCCATGAACCGTTCGGCTTCTTCGACTACGTGCGCCTCCAGGTGGGTGCTCGCTGCGTACTCTCCGACAGCGGCACGGTCAGCGAGGAGTCGGCCATTCTCGGTTTTCCGGCGGTGACACTGCGCGAGTCGATCGAGCGACCGGAATCGCTCGACGCCGGTTCGATCATCGTGACCGGACTGGAACCCGACGGCGTCCTCGAAGCCGTCCAGACCGCAGTCGACATGGCGGCGGCCGACGGCGTCCCGTGCCACCAGGAGTACCGGATCCCAGACACGTCGCGACGGGTCGCCGCGTTCCTTCTCTCGACAGTCCGCCGGCACCACGAATGGGCGGGCATCCGGACGGGCCAGGGGTGA
- a CDS encoding oligosaccharide flippase family protein encodes MSPIVDAGLRRFGRTVARTSVCNAVTVGSAGLAGIFIARALGPSVRGEYAAIMAWFGVVLVVGQLGQTAATTFFVARERNRAAEYVATSRNLMVGTGILTLGVGMVAAPLLSSGSGAATAGYRLMFATCLVSFVGASYVFSLQATNLAWWNVVRMSQPVAYVITIAALYLAGQLELMIVLAVLSGTTVAQTVLAYWLCTREGLTRARGERTLTRPLLRYGMGHVASTAPTLVTTRLGMLVLSLVVPSAALGHYAVAVSVTALAIPVVSAVGNVSFPRIASRTLSQARLDTLQRWAVLSSLVVSTILILPVVAAAPWLVPRVFGEGFDDAVPLIMLLAPGGILLACGRVCADLLKGHGRPYAVAGAQTIAAAVTVVMLAALIPPFGVTGAAITASVTPGIALVLMLRSLRRGRIDTMHPATEGPR; translated from the coding sequence ATGAGCCCTATCGTCGACGCCGGGCTGCGCCGCTTTGGGCGGACCGTCGCTCGCACGTCTGTCTGCAACGCCGTGACCGTGGGCTCCGCGGGTCTGGCCGGGATCTTCATCGCGCGAGCTCTAGGTCCTTCGGTTCGTGGGGAGTACGCCGCCATCATGGCGTGGTTCGGCGTCGTGCTCGTCGTCGGGCAACTCGGCCAGACCGCGGCGACCACCTTCTTCGTTGCCCGGGAACGCAACCGGGCGGCCGAGTATGTGGCTACCTCGCGGAACCTGATGGTGGGCACCGGGATACTGACACTGGGCGTCGGCATGGTGGCCGCGCCACTGCTGTCGTCCGGTAGCGGCGCGGCGACGGCAGGTTACCGGTTGATGTTCGCCACCTGCCTAGTCAGCTTTGTGGGCGCGAGCTATGTCTTCAGCCTGCAAGCGACCAACTTGGCGTGGTGGAATGTGGTCCGCATGAGCCAGCCGGTGGCGTACGTGATCACCATTGCGGCGCTGTACCTCGCCGGCCAACTGGAGTTGATGATCGTACTGGCCGTGCTGTCGGGCACGACGGTCGCGCAGACTGTGCTGGCGTACTGGCTCTGCACGAGAGAAGGGCTGACTCGCGCCCGCGGCGAGCGCACCCTGACCCGGCCACTGCTCCGCTACGGAATGGGCCATGTCGCCTCGACGGCGCCGACTCTGGTCACCACTCGTCTGGGGATGCTAGTGCTGTCGCTCGTCGTCCCATCGGCGGCGCTGGGCCACTACGCGGTCGCCGTGTCGGTCACAGCGCTAGCAATACCGGTCGTGTCCGCGGTCGGCAACGTCTCCTTTCCCAGGATCGCGTCCCGGACACTCAGCCAGGCCCGGCTCGACACGCTGCAGCGGTGGGCGGTGTTGAGCAGCCTGGTCGTCAGCACCATCCTGATACTGCCCGTGGTGGCCGCCGCACCGTGGTTGGTCCCACGAGTCTTCGGCGAGGGATTTGACGACGCGGTACCGCTGATCATGCTGCTCGCCCCCGGCGGCATTCTCCTCGCCTGTGGCCGGGTCTGCGCTGACCTGCTCAAAGGGCATGGACGCCCGTATGCGGTGGCCGGTGCACAGACCATAGCGGCCGCCGTGACAGTCGTCATGCTCGCGGCACTGATACCGCCGTTCGGCGTCACCGGCGCAGCGATTACCGCGAGTGTGACACCGGGGATCGCCCTCGTCCTCATGTTGCGCTCACTGCGGCGCGGACGCATCGACACCATGCATCCGGCAACGGAAGGACCACGATGA
- a CDS encoding NAD-dependent epimerase/dehydratase family protein, with product MTIAVTGATGFLGWHVLCRAFASGVTTAPVDRSTLTSPERLADVLRNVHAVVHCAGVNRGSDSDILDGNLAAARALAEAVRRAKQPIRIVYANSAHSLGATAYGVAKRKAGEMLAGAAPGAYSDVVLPNVFGEHGRPYYNSFVATFCRDVADGRRPADVSDRDVALLHAQDAASVLAAEAQRTGDRTVAPDGEPVRVAEVLGILREFESTYRGSELPDLTGRFRTSLFHTYRSHLFPERFPIGLTRRTDSRGTLLECMQSGVTGGQAMVSTTVPGAVRGEHVHLRKFERFVVLDGEAEIATRRLFTDRIVRFHVSGDRPVIVDMPTMWTHNLTNIGKRPMTAFFWTNEVFRPDDPDTFACPVEVRTDPP from the coding sequence ATGACAATAGCCGTCACCGGAGCCACCGGGTTTCTGGGCTGGCACGTGCTGTGCCGGGCGTTCGCGAGCGGCGTCACGACCGCTCCGGTCGATCGCTCCACGCTGACCAGTCCGGAACGCCTGGCCGACGTCCTCCGGAACGTGCACGCAGTCGTGCATTGCGCCGGGGTGAATCGCGGTTCCGACAGCGACATCCTCGACGGGAATCTCGCCGCCGCTCGTGCCCTCGCCGAGGCGGTCAGGCGCGCCAAGCAACCGATCAGGATCGTGTACGCCAACTCGGCCCACTCGCTGGGCGCAACCGCCTACGGCGTCGCTAAGCGGAAGGCGGGTGAGATGCTTGCCGGTGCGGCGCCCGGCGCGTACTCCGACGTCGTCCTGCCGAACGTATTCGGTGAGCACGGCCGCCCGTACTACAACTCGTTCGTGGCCACATTCTGTCGGGACGTCGCTGACGGCCGGCGACCGGCGGACGTAAGCGACCGGGACGTAGCGCTGCTGCACGCCCAGGATGCCGCCAGTGTGCTCGCGGCTGAAGCGCAACGCACAGGCGACCGGACCGTCGCGCCGGACGGTGAGCCGGTGCGGGTCGCCGAAGTGTTGGGCATCCTCAGGGAGTTCGAGTCCACATATCGCGGCAGCGAGCTGCCCGATCTCACCGGACGGTTCCGGACCAGCCTCTTCCACACCTACCGCTCACACCTGTTTCCCGAACGGTTTCCGATTGGACTGACCCGACGGACTGACTCGCGGGGGACTTTGCTGGAGTGCATGCAGTCGGGCGTCACCGGTGGCCAGGCGATGGTGTCCACCACCGTTCCGGGAGCGGTCCGGGGCGAGCACGTCCATCTTCGCAAGTTCGAACGGTTTGTCGTGCTGGACGGAGAGGCGGAAATCGCAACGCGGCGTCTCTTCACCGACCGGATCGTCAGATTTCACGTCAGCGGGGACCGGCCGGTAATCGTGGATATGCCGACCATGTGGACCCACAACCTGACCAACATCGGTAAGCGGCCGATGACGGCCTTCTTCTGGACGAACGAGGTCTTCCGTCCAGACGATCCCGACACCTTCGCCTGCCCGGTCGAGGTCCGAACGGATCCGCCATGA
- a CDS encoding GGDEF domain-containing protein, producing MVVITFIICWIRVKHDNGFPYRWVYSCATVLLGTHAAILLLSVAASSYPGVPSAQAPTNLIDLSIIVLAGTIRWSFNAGLIMAAIALADPMLRTKDLFENFSDQTLEAGALGLGLVSAILLIVNPIALPGVVIAIAALARSALVNQYQHATHIDTKTGLATAEHWHDCAESMLKRARLRGDNFGILLVDLDNFKAMNRIHGSAHGDRVLRAVADDLLRGVRETDTCGRWGGDKFSVMVAEVTAMHDVRRVADRIRRCIQSVVVEPLQGSAITAPLDISAPVGGVLHVPGNESTLDELILAAESALYEAKNDGRNTVRLTSARTDLPTDSA from the coding sequence ATGGTCGTGATCACGTTCATCATCTGCTGGATCAGGGTCAAGCACGACAACGGCTTCCCCTACCGATGGGTCTATTCGTGCGCAACCGTCTTGCTTGGCACCCACGCGGCGATACTCCTGCTGTCCGTCGCGGCGAGCAGCTACCCTGGCGTGCCCTCCGCACAGGCCCCGACCAACTTGATCGACCTGAGCATCATCGTGCTGGCAGGGACCATACGATGGTCCTTCAACGCCGGACTGATCATGGCGGCGATAGCCTTGGCGGATCCGATGTTGCGGACGAAGGATCTCTTCGAGAACTTCAGCGACCAAACTCTGGAAGCGGGTGCGCTGGGGCTCGGGCTCGTCTCGGCGATCCTGCTCATCGTCAACCCCATCGCGCTACCCGGTGTCGTCATCGCCATCGCGGCGCTCGCACGCAGCGCATTGGTCAACCAGTACCAACATGCGACACATATAGACACAAAGACAGGCCTGGCAACCGCCGAGCACTGGCATGACTGCGCCGAGAGCATGCTGAAGCGAGCCCGCCTTCGGGGCGACAACTTCGGCATCCTGCTCGTTGACTTAGACAACTTCAAGGCCATGAACCGCATCCATGGGTCGGCGCACGGAGATCGAGTATTGCGCGCAGTCGCGGATGATCTCTTGCGCGGAGTTCGCGAAACGGATACTTGTGGCCGCTGGGGTGGCGACAAATTCTCCGTGATGGTCGCCGAGGTCACGGCCATGCACGACGTCCGCCGGGTAGCGGATCGCATACGCCGGTGCATTCAGTCAGTGGTCGTGGAACCCCTCCAAGGCAGCGCCATCACAGCACCGCTTGACATCAGCGCGCCTGTCGGAGGTGTCCTTCATGTGCCGGGCAACGAATCGACGCTCGACGAACTCATCCTCGCCGCCGAGTCCGCCCTTTACGAAGCGAAAAACGACGGACGAAACACCGTTCGCTTGACCTCCGCACGCACCGACCTGCCCACCGACTCCGCGTGA
- a CDS encoding polysaccharide biosynthesis protein, translating into MTDQVSGTSILITGGTGSFGSAMTRRMLNRGCAEVRVLSRDEAKQDGMRRRFNEDRLRFYLGDVRDPAAVASACRDVDYVFHAAALKQVPSCEFFPVEAVRTNVLGSANVVEAARANGVRTVVCLSTDKAVYPANAMGMSKALMERVAMAYSRGRNTGDTVVCTVRYGNVLCSRGSVVPLFIEQVRNGAPLTVTDPRMTRFLMSMDDAISLVERAFTFAQTGDLFVRKAPASTVDILARTVARLFGVEPVVNTIGARFGEKFHETLVAREELARAEDHGEMFRIPLDAPDLDYHLYFDEGDEGAEPVEPYTSDNAEQLDADAVAKIFQQTPEIRALLEEDGIGG; encoded by the coding sequence ATGACCGATCAGGTATCCGGTACCAGCATTTTGATCACAGGGGGGACGGGCTCGTTCGGCAGCGCCATGACCCGTCGCATGCTGAACAGGGGCTGCGCAGAGGTCCGCGTGCTGAGCCGGGACGAGGCCAAACAAGACGGCATGCGCCGCCGGTTCAACGAAGACCGACTGCGCTTCTATCTCGGCGACGTCCGCGATCCTGCCGCCGTCGCCAGTGCCTGCCGTGACGTTGACTACGTGTTCCACGCCGCAGCGCTGAAACAAGTGCCCTCGTGCGAGTTCTTTCCGGTAGAGGCGGTGCGCACGAACGTGCTCGGAAGTGCCAACGTGGTGGAGGCGGCACGAGCGAACGGGGTGCGCACGGTCGTGTGCCTCAGCACCGACAAGGCCGTCTACCCAGCGAACGCGATGGGCATGTCCAAGGCCTTGATGGAGCGGGTCGCGATGGCTTATTCACGTGGCCGGAACACAGGAGACACGGTGGTTTGCACCGTGAGGTACGGGAACGTGCTCTGCTCGCGAGGCTCCGTGGTTCCCCTGTTCATCGAACAGGTGCGGAACGGAGCTCCGCTTACTGTCACCGACCCCCGGATGACGCGATTCCTCATGTCGATGGACGATGCGATCAGCCTGGTGGAACGCGCGTTCACCTTCGCCCAGACAGGCGACCTCTTCGTCCGAAAGGCACCGGCCAGCACGGTGGACATCCTCGCCCGGACCGTCGCTCGGCTCTTTGGCGTGGAACCAGTGGTGAACACGATCGGTGCAAGGTTCGGAGAGAAGTTCCACGAGACCCTGGTCGCGCGAGAGGAACTCGCCCGAGCCGAAGACCACGGCGAGATGTTCCGGATTCCGCTGGACGCTCCAGACCTGGATTACCACCTGTACTTCGATGAGGGCGACGAAGGTGCCGAGCCGGTCGAACCGTATACCTCAGATAACGCCGAACAATTGGACGCGGACGCCGTCGCCAAGATCTTCCAGCAGACGCCTGAGATCCGAGCCCTCCTGGAGGAAGATGGGATCGGCGGATGA
- a CDS encoding FkbM family methyltransferase, whose amino-acid sequence MTADAMQRAARRAAGRSVTVLCSVVGRRQVVRVARFVLHRSRLDLPNDPRTNGEYALQGWVLTALPATTPLTVMDVGAHVGAWSQNLLALAGSSAPRLDLHAFEPSRHTHRLLAVNLPETARVNRLAVTDRAGDVALHTIGRVAGRNSLLPQRTTSAQVEQVGATTIDDYLAQQDIEHVDLMKIDAEGHDCRVLRGAERSFERRAVSIAQFEYNHRWVHGRCFLKDVFDLLSPLDYRIGKLTPRGVEWYPAWDPDLETFVEGNYLACTPELARRLPGIRWWKEGTPSCTSA is encoded by the coding sequence ATGACGGCCGATGCGATGCAGAGGGCGGCCCGCCGGGCCGCCGGGAGAAGCGTGACCGTGCTGTGCAGCGTCGTGGGGCGCCGGCAGGTGGTGCGAGTTGCCCGATTCGTGCTTCATCGATCACGTCTAGACCTGCCGAACGATCCGCGTACGAACGGCGAGTACGCGCTACAAGGGTGGGTGCTTACAGCGCTCCCGGCGACCACTCCGCTGACGGTGATGGACGTCGGCGCGCACGTCGGAGCGTGGTCGCAGAACCTGCTCGCGCTCGCCGGGAGCTCCGCTCCCCGGCTGGACCTACACGCGTTCGAACCGTCCCGGCATACGCACCGGTTGTTGGCGGTGAATCTCCCGGAGACGGCACGAGTAAACCGGCTCGCCGTGACCGACCGGGCCGGCGATGTCGCGCTGCACACAATCGGGCGTGTCGCCGGCCGGAACTCGCTGCTACCGCAGCGGACGACTTCGGCACAGGTCGAGCAGGTAGGCGCGACCACTATCGACGACTACCTGGCTCAACAAGACATCGAGCACGTCGACCTGATGAAGATCGACGCCGAGGGCCACGACTGCCGTGTGTTGCGCGGGGCCGAGCGATCGTTCGAACGGCGGGCAGTATCCATCGCGCAGTTCGAGTACAACCATCGGTGGGTGCATGGTCGATGCTTCCTCAAAGATGTCTTCGACCTCCTATCGCCGCTCGATTACCGGATCGGGAAGCTGACCCCCCGGGGCGTGGAGTGGTACCCGGCGTGGGATCCGGACTTGGAAACCTTCGTGGAAGGCAACTATTTGGCTTGCACACCGGAACTCGCGCGACGGCTTCCCGGCATCCGCTGGTGGAAGGAGGGCACGCCATCGTGCACGTCGGCCTGA
- a CDS encoding glycosyltransferase, translating into MAEYVVVDAAGGGIGGAARWRSELEAFLEWGAPGVKVIGRGTRLTPSWLLRREWLAGRARLTVAANNVSFACRGRERRVLLRNALHFLHPSEDHVLRRMPRTFHAQIPLVRRLLSRADLVVVPCTTMAERVSVTVPSAAKRIVVHAHPTTPAGARAASPRPFILVPVVPAPYKNLGAELAALVAALDNVGSPMEVHVTARPGDLPGALARHPRLTMLGVVPYHRLATMWRHATAAFYPSSLEAFGYPLAEARVYGLPVLAPDSAQAREIAGGALVAYEAGLLDSLEEALQQASRPIEAEPHAFERGPYFRWLLGLPADLQLPTAQESHGIPS; encoded by the coding sequence GTGGCGGAATACGTGGTAGTCGACGCCGCGGGCGGAGGAATCGGTGGCGCCGCGCGCTGGCGGTCCGAACTGGAGGCCTTCCTCGAATGGGGTGCCCCAGGCGTCAAGGTCATCGGCCGGGGAACACGGCTGACGCCCAGCTGGCTGCTGCGGCGGGAGTGGCTCGCGGGGCGGGCGCGTTTGACGGTCGCGGCGAACAACGTGTCGTTCGCGTGCAGAGGCAGGGAGAGGCGCGTGCTGTTGCGCAATGCGCTACATTTCCTGCACCCGTCTGAGGACCACGTGCTCCGCAGAATGCCCCGTACGTTCCACGCTCAGATACCGCTGGTTCGCCGACTGCTGAGCCGAGCCGACCTAGTCGTCGTTCCCTGCACGACGATGGCCGAACGCGTCAGCGTCACCGTACCGTCGGCGGCGAAACGGATCGTGGTCCATGCGCACCCGACGACACCCGCCGGTGCCCGCGCGGCGTCGCCGAGACCGTTCATCCTGGTGCCGGTCGTCCCCGCACCATACAAGAACCTCGGTGCAGAACTGGCTGCGCTCGTGGCGGCTCTCGACAATGTCGGCAGCCCCATGGAAGTCCACGTGACCGCCCGACCGGGTGACCTGCCTGGCGCGCTGGCCAGGCACCCCCGGCTCACGATGCTCGGTGTTGTCCCGTATCACCGGCTGGCGACGATGTGGCGGCACGCGACGGCGGCGTTCTATCCCTCGAGCCTGGAGGCGTTCGGGTACCCGCTGGCCGAGGCGCGGGTCTACGGTCTGCCGGTACTGGCTCCGGACAGCGCGCAGGCCAGGGAGATCGCGGGCGGCGCGCTGGTGGCCTACGAAGCAGGTCTGCTGGACAGCCTGGAGGAGGCCCTGCAGCAGGCCAGCCGGCCGATCGAAGCCGAACCGCACGCCTTCGAACGTGGGCCGTACTTCCGATGGCTGCTCGGCCTGCCCGCCGACCTGCAGCTTCCCACCGCTCAGGAGTCCCATGGAATCCCTTCGTGA